From Endozoicomonas sp. 8E, the proteins below share one genomic window:
- a CDS encoding DUF3581 family protein, translated as MFLDQYCTELENNQFSFTRQQSSDFAKNIANDFNPLHDVDTKKFCVPGDLLFAKILCSEGLYPDMKVSFSGMVSDGVALSIADADNGDKIICDQSEKEYLRVEHNGKQTNNADMIAKLVKAYVAFSGENFPHVLVPLMKEKNVMINVARPLVIYETMSVHLDTIELKDPVIEASASHLEVNGKRGNVTLGFVFKEGGKVVGEGKKTMVLANLREYDQTTIDSMVEEYNRRRIEYAA; from the coding sequence ATGTTTTTAGATCAATATTGTACTGAACTGGAAAATAACCAGTTCTCATTCACTCGTCAGCAGTCCAGTGATTTTGCCAAGAATATCGCCAATGACTTCAACCCGCTGCATGATGTGGACACCAAGAAGTTTTGTGTTCCGGGTGATCTTCTGTTTGCTAAAATCCTGTGCTCTGAAGGTTTGTACCCTGATATGAAAGTGAGTTTCAGTGGCATGGTCAGTGATGGCGTTGCCCTGTCGATTGCCGATGCTGACAATGGTGACAAGATTATTTGTGACCAGAGTGAGAAGGAATACCTCCGGGTTGAGCATAATGGCAAGCAAACAAACAATGCCGACATGATTGCAAAGCTGGTAAAGGCTTATGTGGCGTTCTCAGGTGAAAACTTCCCACATGTCCTGGTGCCACTGATGAAAGAGAAGAATGTCATGATTAATGTGGCACGGCCTCTGGTTATCTATGAAACCATGTCGGTACATCTGGATACGATTGAACTGAAAGACCCGGTAATAGAGGCCTCAGCGTCTCATCTGGAAGTGAATGGCAAACGTGGTAATGTTACCTTGGGCTTTGTCTTCAAAGAAGGTGGCAAAGTTGTGGGAGAAGGGAAGAAAACCATGGTTCTGGCCAACCTGCGGGAATACGATCAGACTACCATCGACAGTATGGTAGAGGAGTATAATCGTCGCCGGATAGAATACGCAGCCTGA
- a CDS encoding glutamine amidotransferase-related protein, with protein sequence MMKVGLLLCDDVSPELRKVHNNYPDMFLALLKKQEPDIQMVTYRVLDDEIPETTNECDCWIISGSRHSAYDPFPWIALLEGFIRRLYEDRCKLAGICFGHQIMANSLGGQVVLADKGWGVGMSYNHVTRKTRWMEPAVVDFKLLVSHRDQVTGLPSSAEVLARSDFCPNFMLQYGDSFISVQGHPEFSKSYSADLMNSRREAIPGDRVLKGMDSLKDDPDSDLIAQWIMRFFKQ encoded by the coding sequence GTAAGGTCCACAACAATTATCCGGATATGTTTCTGGCTCTGCTGAAAAAGCAGGAACCTGATATACAGATGGTCACCTACCGGGTATTGGATGATGAGATTCCTGAAACGACCAATGAGTGTGACTGCTGGATTATCTCGGGCAGCCGTCACAGTGCTTATGATCCTTTTCCATGGATAGCTTTATTGGAAGGGTTTATCAGAAGGCTGTATGAGGATCGTTGCAAGCTGGCGGGTATCTGTTTTGGTCATCAGATCATGGCAAACAGTCTTGGGGGGCAAGTAGTGCTGGCTGATAAAGGCTGGGGTGTTGGTATGTCCTACAATCACGTCACGCGAAAGACCCGTTGGATGGAGCCTGCGGTTGTGGATTTCAAATTACTGGTCAGTCACAGGGATCAGGTCACAGGTTTGCCTTCTTCGGCTGAAGTACTGGCCCGCAGTGATTTCTGTCCCAATTTTATGCTGCAATATGGCGATTCTTTTATCAGTGTTCAGGGGCATCCGGAGTTCAGCAAGTCTTACTCTGCGGACTTGATGAACTCACGTCGGGAAGCGATTCCCGGGGACAGAGTGCTCAAGGGTATGGATTCGCTGAAAGACGATCCTGACAGTGATCTGATAGCTCAATGGATCATGCGGTTTTTCAAACAGTAG